The Arachis ipaensis cultivar K30076 chromosome B07, Araip1.1, whole genome shotgun sequence genome includes a window with the following:
- the LOC107609718 gene encoding heterodimeric geranylgeranyl pyrophosphate synthase small subunit, chloroplastic, whose translation MVVGSMLHINGKPTVHFSCKSNHDRPSYIPKPTAVKMTTITTTTTITTAPSILQPYWASLQADIEAHLKHVMPYKDPLVVFEPMHHLVFSAPRTTVPALCLAAGELLSGDRHQAMAAASALVLLLAANHTHEQIPSKPKSKPKPMSRPKSKTMSFRAFSPGIELMTGDGLIPFGFELLSGSCDSVQENSDRVLRVIIEISRAMGSKGLIDAQYKKILLSESDGEESCHVERIMDIMEKNEGGLHACGASCGAVLGGGSEEEIERLRKFGFYVGMIQGMVNEGFWEEVEVVKDLAFKELQYFKDNNRDVDAISSFIIHV comes from the coding sequence ATGGTGGTTGGTTCTATGCTCCACATAAATGGCAAGCCAACCGTCCATTTTTCATGCAAATCAAATCATGATCGTCCATCATACATACCTAAGCCCACGGCGGTTAAAATGACAAcaattactactactactactattacTACTGCTCCCTCTATCCTTCAACCTTATTGGGCTTCTTTGCAGGCCGACATTGAAGCCCATCTCAAACATGTCATGCCCTATAAAGATCCACTCGTGGTATTCGAGCCCATGCACCATCTCGTCTTCTCGGCCCCTCGAACCACCGTGCCGGCTCTTTGCCTCGCCGCCGGCGAGCTTCTCAGTGGTGATCGCCACCAAGCCATGGCGGCGGCTTCTGCCTTGGTACTCCTCCTTGCAGCTAATCACACACATGAGCAAATTCCAAGCAAGCCCAAGTCCAAGCCCAAGCCCatgtccaggcccaaatccaagacTATGAGTTTTCGGGCTTTTAGTCCTGGTATTGAACTTATGACAGGAGATGGTCTTATACCTTTTGGGTTCGAGTTGTTGTCTGGATCCTGTGACTCGGTTCAAGAAAATTCGGACCGGGTCTTGCGCGTGATCATTGAGATATCACGCGCCATGGGATCAAAAGGACTGATAGATGcccaatacaaaaaaattttattgagtGAATCGGACGGTGAGGAGTCATGCCACGTGGAGAGAATCATGGACATTATGGAGAAAAATGAGGGGGGGTTGCATGCATGTGGGGCTTCATGTGGAGCAGTGTTGGGTGGTGGGAGTGAAGAGGAAATTGAAAGGTTAAGAAAATTTGGATTTTATGTTGGAATGATCCAAGGAATGGTTAATGAGGGATTTTGGGAAGAAGTGGAAGTGGTAAAAGATTTGGCATTCAAGGAATTGCAGTATTTCAAGGATAATAATAGAGATGTTGATGCAATTTCTAGCTTCATTATTCatgtttag